The genomic stretch ATCAGTTAGGATTTAAAAGTTTCTAGGATTCACTGCTCAAATGccacctgcctcccctcccccatgccaTGTTGATGTTTCGTTATCACAGTCTTCTACTTTCACATCCCACTCTGTGTTTCATGGCTCACTCAGTCAAAACATCAAAGCGGTGGAGAGGAATTAGATagaagggcaggagaggaggcaaGGAAGCCTAATGGGTAGAACTGACCATAGGACAGAAAGAAAACATCTGACATCTTTCTTCAGGGCTCGTTAGCTACAGGAAAAGAAATCTAGAACTAAGTACACCTGCTTTCTTGTGGAGGTGTCCCACAAAGCTGGACTGTTTTGTACTGTACCGACTTGCCTGTACTACAGTTTAATGAAAGttcaatcccatggatggaggagcctggtaggctgcagtccatgggatcgtgaagtgtcaggcacgactgagcgacttccctttcactcttcactttcatgcattgaaggaaatggcaacccactccagtgttcttgcctggaaaatcccagggatgggggagcctggtgggctgccgtctatgggtcgcacagagtcagacacaactgaagcgacttagcagcagcagcagcaaggtgtgTGTGTTATGTTACAACTGGAGGGGTGTGACCTTGCTTATACTCAAGACTGTACACATGAGTTCTTGAGAAGTATTCATAACCACAAGCCCAGTGTAGAATGCCCATTAGTACAAGGTGATAGCAGGAAATTAAAGTGTAAATGGATTGAAAGTATTGCACCAAAATTAAGATGTCTGAGTGGCTTAGTAATAAAAAGGTTGTGCAGAAGAATTAAGTAGGTAGTGGCAGTTATAACTTCCTTCCTTGAGCTCTCATGTGATTTATTGCAGATGATGGTGTGATCGAGGTCTCCATGGCATTGAGTGGCAAGCCAGCCAAGAATAATACAaatcaatatttttctaaattatggGGTGCTGCCTCTTTCCTCCCTGATTTCTCCTACCTGATTCTATCAACGGCATCTCTAAGCCAAATCTGCCCTTAGTATATGGACATGTCAGCCTTTGCCAAGGAAATTCAGAATCAGGGAGTCTGGGTGGGACCAGCCCCAGATTCTCAGCATTGCCTGGGTCAGCCCTTAGGGTCACCCTAGGAACCCACACACCTGAGGtcacattatttttgtttgttggctTTACCATGAAGCATTCAGGGTCTTCACTCCcccagcagggactgaacccctgctccctgcattgggagcttggagtcgtAACCGctcaaccaccaggaaagtccccaagaTTGCATTAGCCTCAGTCTTCTCGCCTTCTCCACCAGAAGACCCAGTCCTCTGGGCACACACTAAGCCTGAATGCTTACCAAGAGGGTTTTTATTGGGCCCCATTTCCTATTTAAGAAAAATGAGCCCAGAGTCCCAGTTGTATCATGGTATTTACTAATATACAGTGCTGCATACTTGTTAAGCGTCTGTATTCTAACTCAGTTAATGATTCAACTGCCAGGGACTCGCTACAGCTCCAGAGATGACACAGCAAGTTTAGGGGTTCAGTCAGTAGCTTCAAATCTGGCATGTggcgtgtgcatgctcaggcgtgtccgactgtAATAAGGCTGAGCTTAAAAGGGAGTGTTAACGCGTTGTGAGTGTGCAcgctaaggcacttcagttgtgttcaactctttgtaaccctatggactctagcccaggaggctcctctgtccatgggattctccaggcaagaatactggagtgggttgccattttctcctccaggggatcttcctgactcagggattgaacctgtgtctcctccattggcaggtgggttcttcagcatctaagccacctgggaagccctgttaacTCTTTTGAATGACTATATTTAGGACTAATTCCCTTCTTGTAATAAACTGACTTCACATTAGCAAGCTTAGTATATTTTGTTAACTTGTAGCAGAATGTATACTGGAATTGAGGCATATTTGTGAAGCAGGTGTATTAATTTTAGGGTCCTTATCCTCAcctttctgcttttttccctcttatttcaGGGCCAATTTCTCCTCTCTTATGATCTGATCCTCCCTTACCAGAGACAAAGTATATATCTGCAGAAATTCACCTTGATCATTTTGAGGGTTTTCctaatggctcagacagtgaagaatctgcctgcaacgcagaagacgtgggttcgatccctgggtcatgatcccctggagaaggaaatggctacccactccagcattcttacctggagaattccatggacagaagagcgtggtgggctacagtccatggggtcacaaagagtcagacatgactgagcaaataacactattACTTTCAAGGGATTAGAGATTCAGTGTATTGCTGTTCTAGAAATGTTTGCATTGTAAAGGAAGACAGGGTGGTAACCGTGACCAAATGCCTGTGGTTATATTTACTATGTCAATGTTTTTCCAAGCCTGTCTCCAGACTTACTTGATATGGTTGTAAacgaagcaaaacaaaacaaaatgcccTGTTCTTAGAACTCATTTCAGTTTACTGAGTCGGAATTTCTAAGGGAGAGGCTAAGAACGTTTACTTTTTATGTAAGCACAGATGATGATTCTTAGGATCAGGCAAGTTTGGACAATATTGGAGGACTTTTTGCCACCACTGTGGTCGGTGTTGGGAGGAAGATGGTGGAAATGAGGCAGATTCCTGTGCCTTTCCATACTCCATTGGAGGAAGATGAACCACGAAGGGGAGAAGGTGATGTTAGGTATCATTCATTTTGGGGGTGTGGTTCCAAGAGAAGGCACCTCTCCATCCTGCCCATCCCCATTCTCACTCCCTCTTAGCACTTGCATGTGTGTTGACTCTTTCACGTGGACATGAATAAACACCCGTTGCTGGAcatgtggacacagtggaggaaggaaagggtaggacgaattgagaaagtagcatcaaaATATGTACTCTGTCATGTGTAAAGCAGATGACTAGTGGGAAGTTaccatataacacagggagccctgcCCAGCATTTTGTGATGACCTGGGGCGGGGAACGGGGAGCGTGAGTGCGATGGCGGGGAGAGAGGCTCACGAGGGAGGGGGTGTGTATACATATCATGGGCACTCAGttacttcagtggtgtctgactcttcgtgaccccatggctcATTgcccgtgagattttccaggcaagaatactggagtaggatgccaattcttcctccaggggaccttcccaactcaggggctgAAGCCacgcctcctgcatctcctgtactgcaggtgcattctttactgctgagccaccggggaagcctatatacatatatttgggcTGACTGATTTgggttgttgtatggcagaaaccagcacaacattgtaaagcaattatcctccaatttaaaaaagtaaaaagtgataATGTTGAATGTTGAAAGAAAGAATACCCATTGCTTGGATTCATTGGCAGCTGATCTCTCCTGCTAGTCCCTAAAGCATCTCCCCTTCGTTCATCTAATTTCAAAGTGAAGACACAAAGGCAGTACAGTaacattaataagaaaaaaatgacaaaaaaagagaaaaaaatccttttccttttccattttcccccctATTTTCTCAGTTGACCCACCTAAAAATTTCTCATGTAATTTTCATAGGAATTTCTTATGTAATTTTCATAGGAATTTCTCATGTAATTGTCATAGGAATTACTCATGTAATTGTCATAGGAATTTCTCATGCAATTTTCATAGGAATTTCTCATGtaattttatatgaatttctCATGTAGTTTTCATAGTAATCACTCATGTAATTTTCTTACCAATTTCTCATGTAATTTTCATCCTAATTTCTCATGCTATGTTTCTATCCTAACTTGATCTTGGCCTCACCTTGTACTTGGGTTTTTGGTGAATCCAGTATTCACAAAAACTGGGCAGAGACATGAAGTTTTGATACCAGTTTTTCCCAAGGCTTCCAGTTCTGATGTCAGGGCTCGGTGAAAACCAACAGCAGCAAATTTGCTGGAACTGTAAGAGAATTATCTGTTCTTGTTAGCTAAGGAAAAGTGAAATACATTCTCCAACTCTCtgtgaaaagaaaatgttgatTTTGCTTGAGAACTAATAAAAGCCAACCCCCCAAATCTTCCACTTGGTCATCTATTTTCATATCTGATTTCACTGAATTGTGACTGTAGCAGTGATAACAATAGAACaaattctaataaaactttaactTCATTACTGATCACTTTTCCACCCTACATGTAGTTTTCCATGCAatctttaaacttttttctaaTCAGTTTTTACtactatttttatttagaaaaatatgaatCAAGAAGAACATGTTTAGAAAAATTACATAACTAATATCTGTATTAACAAGCTTCTGTGAGACGCTATGCATCTCTACTTCCTCAGTGGTTTCTCTCCTGAAATGTAGAGTTCACTTTGGCTTCTTAATTTCATTGTGAACATCTGACTTTTGCTGTGTTAGTGTGTGCGACCTCCAACATATcaccttgtctttttcctttgattttctgATCTTTAAAATGCTGGTAATAAAATACATGACTGTCTTGAGGATTAAACTGCATAATAACTCTATTACTTAAAAGTAATATGCATAATAACTTTATTACCTATAAGGAGCTATGTAATGTTAATTGTATTTTTTACCCAGATTGCAATAAGAACAATAAAGTTAAAGGTTGACTGCTTTCTTAAAggaatagaaaaaaggaaaactattaGTACATTGGGTTTCCACATTTCTAAACACTAAAACAATATTGCATGTTTAATCTGTAAAATCCTGATTTGTGTTTTACGATGGTAGAGGCtgcttgaaataaacatttgtATGTGCATGGACACCTTAACCTACAGTGAAACTTAACTACAGCTGTGACTACTTTCAGTGTCAGAAATAATTTGATTCGTGACTAAATTCAACCTTGAGCATGGATGTGCAGGGAAACAATAAACCAGCTATCTACCTATTCATCCCCAGCCACTGATAAACATGTTAGCAAGTTAAATTTTTCTATGAGGTTGATATAAGGCTGGAATAAGAAAATGAGATGCCATTGAAGGAGGTACAAAGAAAAGATTCTTTGCAAATAGTGaatcctgatgaaagtgaaagaggagagtgaaaaagttggcttaaagctcaacatttagaaaacgaagatcatggcatctggtcccatcacttcatgggaaatagatggggaaacagtggaaacagtgtcagactttattttggggggctccaaaatcactgcagatggtgactgcagccatgaaattaaaagatgcttactccttggaaggaaaggagtaacctagatagcatattcaaaagcagagacattactttgctgactaaggtccatctagtcaagactatggtttttccagtggtcatgtatggatgttagagttggactgtgaagaaagttgagctctgaagaattgatgcttttgaagtgtggtgttagagaagactcttgagagtcccttggactgcaaggagatccaaccagtccaccctaaaggagatcatcctgggtgttcattggaaggactgatgctgaagctgaaactccaatactttggccacctcaagcagagttgacccattggaaaagactctgatgctgggagggattgggggaaggaggagaagggggcaacagaggatgagatggctggatggcatcaccgactcgatggagtttgggtgaactctgggagttggtgatggacagggaggcctggcgtgctgcgattcatggggtcacaaagagtcggacacgactgagcgactgaactgaactgaaggcctttTTGCCTTCTTCTTTTTATATCCTAGTTatctgttgttttgttgttgtttagtcgctaagttgtgtccaactcttttgtgaccccatggactgtagtctgccaggcccctgtgtccatgagattttccagactagaatactggagtgggttgccattttcttctccaggggatcttcccaacccaggatcaaaccctcgtctcctacattggcaggtagatctttaccactgagccaccagggaagcctgtgtcctTGGTAGAGCATGGAGGATGCTATCTGCATCTTTTAATATGGTAGAGGCTTTCTctcaatctttctctctctttctttgcctctctctgtctcttacacacacacacagtctctcaTGACACAAGCACACTGGAAAATGTTTTGATCCGGTGGCCACTCTGTTTAGCTTTTCTTGGGCACAAGGGCCATTGCACAGACTTATGTTCATTTGGACTTATCTGTATGTTTTGCTTCTTAGCCTGCGAGTTCCTTATTTCTTTTACAAACATCTACTCATTCCCGGATACAATGGAAACATCCTTGGTTATACTCTTTTCTTTCATTGCTGTGCAGAGGagttttcagaaatttaaaaatattttaaatgatgatgagtttcattattttagaagTCATTTTTAGGAGTTTATTCCAAATTactatatatattctataaatCCAAATTAACTGTATgagatttctttatatttttgcaagacatttgattttttgttgtaaaaacactcaaaaatgaataaaacttaaTTCTAGCTctctgaaaagaattttaaaatgaaataaattacctGTTAGGAAGACTGGAATCTGAGGTCTAATAAACCCTTaaaagggcttctcaggtagcattagtggtaaagaacctgcttttcaatgcaggagatgaaagagctacgggttcaatccttgggttgggaagattccctgaagaagggcatagCAAGcgacttcaatattcttgcctggggaataccatggatagaggagcctggtgggctatagtccatgggtctcaaagagttggacaggactgaagtgacttagcatggatgTATGCAAATACTTacaagtataaaaatatataacactgCTAGAAAGTAATACTTACCAATATGGAATAAGATAAGGAATCACTCCGTGGCCGCACACTGAAGCCACCGTGACAATGTGGCCATGGTTTCTTCTTATCATTGATGGAAGAAGTGCTTTTGTGATCTTCAGAATCATTGCAGAGAGAAAAGTAACAATGACACAAGTGTTAGATTTCCCAActagatagttttatttttttaattaagtatttttaattggaggataactaccTTACAAAACTGTGaaggttttttgccatacatcgacatgaatcagccacaggtgcacgTGTCCCtcatcctgagcctccctcccacctccctccccatcctatccctctgggttgtcccacagCGCCAGTTTTGAGTGGCCCTGATTCATgaatcgaacttgcactggtcatctgttttccatatggtaatatacacatttcagtgctattctctcaaatcatcccaccctcaccttctcccacttcATATATATAAGAAGTATTACATGTTTTTAAACTTGTAagaggttgccacgcccttctgcaggggatcttccgagcccaaggatcgaatccacaGCTCTTTCatctgttctttgcatctgtgtctcttttgctgccttgcatatagggttgttgttaccgtggtggttttattttttaagacaaaatgTCTTTTGAGACAACttttacaatgaaataaaatgtgtgcCAAGATTCCATGATTACTTCTCTATCagtgacagaaatgaaaaatgattggAATGATTGGTTTAAGCTGCCATTGAGTGCTGTGTACTGTGTACCACATGCCAAAAACTCATCTTAATAtccctttccctggtggctcagaggttaaagtgtttgcctgcaatgtgggagacctgggttcaatccctgggtcgggaagatcccctggagaaggaaatggcaacccactccagtactcttgcctggagaaccccatggattgaggagcctggtgggctataggccacagggtcgcaaagagttggacacgactgagtgacttcacttcactttcccttcaGAGGGAATCCATAAAATCTCTTTTATGGATCCAACAATGTTATTAAGGAAAAACTCAAGAGTTTTCAGAACTGAAAAAATTCCAGATGGTAATCTTATATCTTGTGATTTCTTTTGTTTGGGACTTTAGCTTTCTAACAAGAAGAGTTAAAACCCTGTGTAGCTATATCAGTTTCAGTAGAAAAAGTTGAATCCTAAACTGATGGTCATTAGGCAACATAATTAGGTTTAGTATCTCCTGTTTGTAATATTGTGCATCATATATTGATGCCATAGGAAACAAAcgtctttcttttcctcccaaaagctttctgttttgtgagaaatatcaataatattttatgaGAATTTTATAAGTCCACCCTGTGGACCCTATGCAAATTCATAGAGCCAGAACTGCTAAACCACAGCACCCCCAAATTCCTGACCCAAGAAACTGTGAGAGGAAAGTAAACATTTATTCTTGCTTTAGTTCACTGAGTTTTGCTGTGTAGCTATAGAGagtgacaataaactgtggaaaattcttcaagaaatgggaacaccagaccaccggacctgcctcttgagaagcctatatgcaggtcaggaagcaacagttagaactggacatggaacagcagactggttccaaataggaaaaagagtacgtcaaggctgtatactgtcaccatgcttatttaacttctatgcagagtacatcatgagaaggttgggctgggagaagcacaagctggaatcaagattgccaggagaaatatcaataacctcagataagcagatgacaccacccttatggcagaaagtgaagaggaactaaaaagcctcttgatgaaagtgaaagagaagagttgaaaagctggcttaaagctcaacattcagaaaccgaagatcatggcatctggtcccatcacttcatgggaaatagatggggaacagtggaaacagtgtcaaactttattgttttgggctccaaaatcactgcagatggtgactgcagccaggaaattaaaagacgcttcctccttggaagaaaagttatgaccaacctagatagcatattcaaaagcagagatattactttgccaacaaaggtccatctagtcaaggctattgtttttcctgtggtcatgtatggatgtgagagttggactgtgaagaaggctgagcgcctaagaattgatgcttttgaactgtggtgttggggaagactcttgagagtcccttggactgcaaggagatccaaccagtccattctaaaggaggtcagccctgagtgttctttggaaggaatgatgctaaagctgaaactctagtactttggccacctcatgtgaagagttgactcactggaaaagactctgatgctgggagggattgggggcaggaggagaagggaatgacagaggctgagatggctggatggcatcaccgattcgatggacgtgagtttgagtgaactccaggagttggtgatggacagggagggctggcgtgctgctattcatggggtcacaaagagtcggacacgactgagcgactgaactgaactgtactgatagaGAGTGAATGCATGGAGTCTCTTTGTAGTTCAGTGGAAATAATAATTCATTCTCATTAGCATATGTAAAGGATTTGGGAAAATGAGGAAACAtagctctttctttcttctctttcctggaaTCCAGCTCTGTCCTAGGTTCCACAATAACACTGAGGCACTGGAAGATTAATTCATATAAAAGTTCTCTACAAAGGCACATTTCCATCTCTCACAAAACCAACCAATTTTAAGAGGTCTGTAGAGCCATATCTCTAAGCTCCAACCTGATGTAGCCCTTGTCCAGATTCCCATTTAAAATAGTCTCCAACTCCTATATAACCCAAGTAGGGAGCTCTTTATCCTTTCTATTCTACAATTCCATGACATAAGGTTGCAAGGGAATGTACACAATATGTATTTTCTGTAAAGCACAAAAAAGATATACACTGACAAtccttagaaaacaaaacaaacaagtgttagtcgctcagtcatgtccagctctttgcgatcccatggactgcagctcactaggctcttctgtccatgggattctccagactagaatactggtgtgggctgccgtttccttttccaaggaatcttcccaacctaggagtcaaacccgggtctcctgcattgcaggcagatgctttactgtttaagctaccagggaagccctatccttAGAAAAGCGCCACAAATAtctggttggccaaaaagttcattcggattTTTCATCAGTTGGCAAAACCAGTACGAACATTTTGGCCTACCCAATATTCTTTTTGAGTGCCTAGTACGTGCCAGGCTTCGTGTAGGTACTGGTGGATGAGACAGACTAACTAGCCCACATTCTGGTGAGTTGTGTTTCCTTGAACCCTGTGCCCTTCTGTCAGTTGTTATTCAGctgcaaagttgtgtctgactctttgcgaccccatggactgcagcatgccacgaaTCCTTCTGTCAGAGACACCAATATTTGATGATTGTTGTTTTAAGGCAAAGATATGCAGTTGTCCATCCAGAAGGGTGTGAACTCAATTATGAATTTCACGTACCTTAAAAGAAGTTATCAGACACGCACAACCTAGGGATGTTTCTGACTCATACTCACCCAAAAATGTCCTAAGATGTTGATCTCAAAAGTTTTGGTGATCTCCTCATCCTTTGTACTAAGAAGGTCAGCTGGATATATTGCCCCAGCATTATTCACCACGATGGTTACATCACCAACttctttctttaccttttgaAATAGAATGAACGGTCATTGGGTTCATTAtagaatagaaatagaaagttCATTGGATGTATTATAGAAACTCAAAGTTTTGGGACTAATATCATCCAGGGATCAGATTCGTTATTCTATTTGATGAGATTGCTCAGAGTTTGAGGGGAAAAGAGCATTAGCCCAAAGTGTGGTTACAAAGGTAACACTGTCATAAAACTGGGATAACCTGGTTTTTTAACAGGTAAATTTCAGTACCCAGTACATCATAGTTTTTTTTGGTAACTtaccaataaaatgaaattagtGTTCTGTTGATTAACTGATATATCAGTTctaatcaaacatttaaaaactgctAATTGAGTAATCCTAGTTTCACCACCTAGGTCATGTGTACTCACTACATGACCTTGGTCTGACATATCAGTTCttaccaaatatttttaaagtgctaaTTGGGTAATCTTGGCTTCTCCACCTACTAGCTACATGACCTTTGTCTGATTTCACCTCTTTGAATCTCAATTTGCTCATCAGTCAAATGAGGTTTATAGAGTTATTGTAGGGATTAAAGGGTGAAAATATCTATCAACATGCTTGGTCCATTGTATTTGATATTTACTCTTAAACAttgttattataattaatatacatTTTCTATAGAAGATTAGTTTGGCACCAACGTAAAATCCCAAAGAGgaaataattaaaggaaaaaataaaggaacttCTGTAAAGGTGACAGGACTAAAAGGAAGACTAGAACATGATCCTTTCCCCTGGTGATAAATCTTTGTTCTTTCCTCTGTACTATTGCTTGAATTTCTGATCAGAATGAAATTGACTAATAAtacaaaacaacaataatagGCAGAGTTGAGTGGATCATATGGAAGAAAAAAGTGTATGTCCTTCCTTGTAAACACAGCTACCTCAGCTGgcagaagctaaaaaaaaaatcaagtttaaatTAGGCTGTCATAAAGAACCTTTTCATATTCCATGTAAAGGGACATAAAACCACGGGGAGAAATGTGTACGCTGAAGTCTCACCTGGTCTACGGAGCTGTAAATCTCTTCCCTGTTACTGCAGTCTACCACAAACACGTGTGTAGTGGCCCCTAGTTTTCTGCATTCTGCTGCAGTTTCCTCAACACCATGCTGtaattgggaaaaaataaattctgaaaggTGAGTAGACAAGAGGGAGGTAGAAAATAGCTGAGATTCAATTTTTTCAAAGGTTAAAattcagaggacttccctggtggtcacatggttaagaatctgccttccaatgcaggggacgcaggttcaatccctggtcggtgaactaagatcccacgtgctatggCGCAACGAAGCCCGTGTGTCACAAGTAGAGAAACcccaccaaaactagagaaagcttgctgCAACAAAAGCccgcgcagccaaaaaaaaaaaaaaaaaaagaaagaaaaacaaattgaaacaGAATTTCCTCCTTGTTTGTGAGCAAATTTCATGAGAGACACTGCTTGACTAATTTGCAGAGGTCACAACCTGGCTTTTCTGCCAAGGAAGGCTCCTATTAGTCTCCTGTGTTTCCACCTTGTTTTGCTGTATTTTCATAGCTTAAAGAACATGCTTGAAAGATACTGCTCTTTGTGGTGTCATGAAGGGAGATGTTTGAGtatggagaagaaaacaaaaatcaacagtATATTTACCATATATTTGTTGAGCACCAATTATGTAATAGACAGTGAAGCATAAATTCTAAACTAGTGGTAATTTTAAACTATATACCTCTGCCCATCAGACTTTTCTCAACAATTCTGCTTTAAACCTctagaaaggaaggaggaagaaggatCCTTATTTGAGAAAACCTTTCATGGAGAGAC from Capricornis sumatraensis isolate serow.1 chromosome 7, serow.2, whole genome shotgun sequence encodes the following:
- the LOC138081740 gene encoding 17-beta-hydroxysteroid dehydrogenase 13; translation: MKIILDLLLLLLIIIYSYLESLLKVFIPRRRKSVAGEIVLITGAGHGIGRQTAYEFAQRKSRLVLWDINKHGVEETAAECRKLGATTHVFVVDCSNREEIYSSVDQVKKEVGDVTIVVNNAGAIYPADLLSTKDEEITKTFEINILGHFWITKALLPSMIRRNHGHIVTVASVCGHGVIPYLIPYCSSKFAAVGFHRALTSELEALGKTGIKTSCLCPVFVNTGFTKNPSTRIWPVLETEEVVRSLIDGILTDKKMIFVPSYINISLAIERFLPERALAAINRVQDIQFEAVIGHKIKMK